From a single Rosa rugosa chromosome 7, drRosRugo1.1, whole genome shotgun sequence genomic region:
- the LOC133721847 gene encoding protein IQ-DOMAIN 12-like, translating to MARTKGWFGWVKRLFTPELKTNTKKISNKWRWIFGRLELQHYPSHAVLTASERAFREATEEQKKHALTVAIATAVAAKAAVAAAQAAAEVVRLTGASQSFHHFTKFDRNMAAIKIQSAYRSHLARKALRALRGLVRLQAIVRGRAVRRQALISLKRLPSNRKAQTEVTKRSISTVDVRCNGSEKKHLGRPKGELDEKEITLLCSSRQMRWDDSLISKEDIEAIWLRKQEARIKRERMKKYSFSLRESQNVKMLEDSNGSTGGTFGTSQVKLRHLRNEYSVEGR from the exons ATGGCAAGGACAAAGGGCTGGTTTGGTTGGGTGAAGAGGCTCTTTACTCCAGAATTAAAGACAAACACGAAAAAG ATATCAAACAAGTGGAGATGGATTTTTGGAAGACTTGAACTTCAGCACTACCCTTCTCACGCTGTGCTTACAGCATCAGAAAGAGCATTTCGTGAAGCTACAGAAGAGCAGAAAAAACATGCTTTGACTGTTGCAATAGCAACAGCGGTTGCAGCCAAGGCAGCTGTAGCTGCTGCCCAAGCTGCAGCTGAGGTTGTGCGCCTAACGGGAGCTTCACAATCTTTCCACCATTTCACAAAGTTTGACAGGAACATGGCTGCCATTAAAATTCAAAGTGCTTATCGCTCGCATCTT GCAAGGAAAGCATTGCGAGCCTTGCGAGGACTGGTCAGGCTTCAAGCCATAGTTCGTGGTCGAGCTGTGAGACGTCAAGCACTCATATCTTTGAAGCGGTTGCCATCTAACAGAAAAGCGCAGACAGAGGTTACGAAAAGGAGCATTTCTACCGTAGATGTGAGATGCAACGGTAGCGAAAAGAAGCATCTTGGCAGGCCAAAAGGGGAGTTGGATGAGAAAGAAATAACA CTTTTATGCAGCAGCAGACAGATGAGGTGGGATGACAGTCTAATTTCAAAGGAGGACATTGAAGCAATATGGCTAAGAAAGCAAGAGGCCAGAATCAAAAGAGAGCGGATGAAGAAATACTCGTTctctctccgg GAAAGCCAGAATGTGAAAATGTTAGAAGATTCAAATGGTAGTACTGGTGGAACGTTTGGAACTTCACAAGTTAAACTGAGACATTTGAGAAATGAATATTCAGTGGAAGGTCGATGA
- the LOC133723429 gene encoding probable inactive purple acid phosphatase 16 has protein sequence MSTVLDHEIPDFVIYLGDVITANNIAIKNASLYWDQAISPTRARGIPWASVFGNHDDAAFEWPMEWFSGPGIPEIRCSVANSSCSGEEDCSFKGTHRLELMKNEIALSPLSYSRYGPKELWPSVSNYVLQVSSSNNPGSPVAFLYFLDSGGGSYPEVLSSAQAEWFRQKALEINPDSRVPELIFWHIPSRAYKKAAPRFGIHKPCVGSINKERVATQDAENGIMKFLAERVSVKAIFVGHNHGLDWCCPYKKLWLCFARHTGYGGYGNWARGARIIEITQQPFSIKSWIRMEDGSVHSELVLSP, from the exons ATTTTGTTATCTATCTTGGAGATGTCATCACAGCCAACAATATAGCAATTAAAAATGCAAGCTTGTATTGGGATCAGgcaatttctccaacaagagCCAGAGGAATTCCTTGGGCCAGTGTTTTTGGAAACCATGATGATGCGGCATTTGAGTGGCCGATGGAGTGGTTTTCAGGTCCCGGAATTCCTGAAATTCGTTGCTCTGTAGCCAATTCCTCATGCTCAG GAGAAGAAGACTGTAGCTTCAAAGGCACACATCGTCTGGAGTTGATGAAAAATGAGATTGCACTTAGCCCTCTTTCATATTCTCGATATGGTCCTAAAGAACTTTGGCCTAGTGTATCTAACTATGTCCTCCAAGTTTCTTCGTCAAACAATCCCGGATCACCTGTGGCATTTTTATATTTCCTAGATTCTGGTGGTGGTTCCTACCCAGAAGTTTTATCAAGTGCCCAAGCAGAATGGTTCCGTCAGAAAGCTCTAGAGATCAACCCTGATTCAAG GGTGCCTGAGCTAATCTTTTGGCATATACCAAGTCGTGCTTACAAGAAAGCGGCTCCAAGATTTGGTATACACAAGCCTTGTGTCGGTTCAATTAATAAGGAGAGAGTAGCAACTCAAGACGCTGAAAATGGCATCATGAAATTTTTGGCTGAAAGGGTTTCTGTCAAG GCAATATTTGTAGGACACAACCATGGATTGGACTGGTGCTGCCCTTATAAGAAACTGTGGCTATGCTTTGCTCGGCATACTGGTTATGGTGGCTATGGAAACTGGGCTAGAGGAGCTAGAATCATAGAAATCACCCAGCAGCCTTTCTCTATTAAATCTTGGATTAGAATGGAGGATGGTAGTGTACATAGTGAACTTGTCTTGAGTCCCTAA